The following proteins are encoded in a genomic region of Fusobacterium periodonticum 1_1_41FAA:
- a CDS encoding type II secretion system F family protein, translating into MRNQKEKILFFTNELALLIKSGLTFTKAIEIILKEEKNKKFKDILKKIHKNLTMGKNIYDSFKPFENTFGSTYLYILKIGELSGNIVESLEDISKSLDFDLSRRKKLGGILIYPIVVICLTFLIVSFLLIYILPSFITIFEENQIELPLVTRILLGLSRNFHYILIFIICILTIIFIFNMYINKNKYKRIRRDKFLLNIFLFGELKKLLLASNLYHSFSILLNAGIGMVESLEIMYMNNNNYYLKDRLFEVKKAILAGNNITTSFKNLNLYNDRFSILITVGEESGYLSENFLQISKILKEDFDYKLKKLLAILEPLVVLVLGLIVGFVVLAIYLPILSIGDIFI; encoded by the coding sequence ATGAGAAATCAAAAAGAAAAAATTTTATTTTTCACTAATGAACTAGCTCTACTTATAAAAAGTGGTCTAACTTTTACAAAAGCTATAGAAATTATATTAAAAGAAGAGAAGAATAAAAAATTTAAAGATATTCTAAAGAAAATTCATAAAAACTTAACTATGGGTAAAAATATTTATGATAGTTTTAAGCCTTTTGAAAATACTTTTGGAAGCACCTATTTATATATTTTAAAAATTGGAGAACTCAGTGGAAATATAGTGGAAAGCTTAGAAGATATTTCAAAATCTTTAGATTTTGATTTAAGTAGAAGGAAAAAATTAGGGGGAATTTTAATTTATCCCATAGTAGTTATCTGTTTGACATTTTTGATAGTCAGCTTCTTACTTATCTATATTCTACCCAGCTTTATTACAATTTTTGAAGAAAATCAAATTGAACTACCTTTAGTTACAAGGATTTTATTAGGTCTTTCAAGGAATTTTCATTATATTTTAATTTTTATAATATGTATATTAACAATAATATTTATTTTTAATATGTATATAAACAAAAATAAATATAAAAGAATAAGAAGAGATAAATTTCTTTTAAACATATTTTTATTTGGAGAATTAAAGAAACTATTACTGGCTTCAAACCTCTATCATTCATTTTCAATACTTTTGAATGCTGGAATAGGAATGGTAGAAAGTTTAGAAATAATGTATATGAACAATAATAACTACTATCTCAAAGATAGATTATTTGAAGTTAAGAAAGCTATATTAGCAGGAAATAACATAACTACTTCCTTTAAAAATTTAAATCTTTACAACGATAGATTTTCTATTTTAATCACTGTAGGAGAAGAAAGTGGATATCTCTCAGAAAATTTTTTACAAATTTCTAAAATTTTAAAAGAAGACTTTGATTACAAGTTAAAAAAATTACTAGCCATACTAGAACCTTTAGTAGTTCTAGTTTTAGGACTTATAGTTGGCTTCGTAGTTTTGGCAATATATCTACCAATACTATCAATAGGTGACATATTTATATAA